In a genomic window of Amycolatopsis japonica:
- a CDS encoding ATP-grasp domain-containing protein — protein MSTAVLVREARGHWVGEVAPSMRAAGHRVVLLAPPMDEAERASLDGVVDDIVALDDVHDPEAVAAKVREIDGGALAGIFTGSDGAIASTAHAAELLGVARCPASVFALCANKFAVREALAAAGLPGPAYALISSAAEAETVAAAVGLPAIVKPVNGAGSNLVRTVSTVDELAAAYELLAARLPESADPRYHRPLGTLDPAKTFLVEGFLSGPEYAVDVLVRDGVAEPVEILDKPLIDERKFELALSCPPAGLADDRAELVTAAAVAAVRALGLDNTCAHVELIDDADRGPTIVEVNAGRPAGSIMPLLAKLRTGIDVFAELAALAVGAPPPAREPAKLPIPLGMLILYAAGSGRLTRIGGLDEIADLPEVIDVVTTVSPGQVLTDEQETYAVNLVVAGFADHDDLAALHAEASKLVQLELEDV, from the coding sequence ATGAGCACGGCAGTGCTGGTCAGGGAGGCCCGCGGGCACTGGGTCGGCGAGGTCGCGCCGTCGATGCGGGCGGCCGGGCACCGTGTGGTGCTGCTCGCCCCGCCGATGGACGAGGCCGAGCGTGCGTCGCTGGACGGCGTGGTGGACGACATCGTCGCCCTCGACGATGTCCACGACCCGGAAGCCGTCGCGGCGAAGGTCCGGGAGATCGACGGCGGCGCGTTGGCCGGGATCTTCACCGGCTCGGACGGTGCCATCGCGAGCACCGCCCATGCCGCGGAACTGCTCGGGGTGGCGCGGTGCCCGGCGTCGGTGTTCGCCTTGTGCGCGAACAAGTTCGCCGTCCGGGAGGCCCTCGCCGCGGCCGGTCTGCCAGGTCCCGCGTACGCCCTGATCTCGTCGGCCGCCGAAGCGGAGACCGTCGCCGCTGCGGTCGGGCTCCCGGCGATCGTCAAACCGGTCAACGGGGCGGGCAGCAACCTCGTCCGCACCGTGTCCACTGTGGACGAACTGGCGGCCGCATACGAGCTGCTGGCCGCCCGGTTGCCCGAGTCCGCGGATCCGCGCTACCACCGTCCCTTGGGGACACTCGACCCCGCGAAGACGTTCCTCGTGGAAGGGTTCTTGAGCGGCCCGGAGTACGCGGTGGACGTGCTCGTCCGTGACGGGGTGGCCGAGCCGGTCGAGATTCTCGACAAGCCGTTGATCGACGAACGGAAGTTCGAGCTGGCGCTGTCGTGCCCACCGGCCGGGCTCGCCGACGACCGGGCCGAACTGGTCACCGCGGCGGCCGTCGCCGCCGTCCGCGCGCTGGGTCTCGACAACACCTGTGCTCACGTCGAGCTGATCGACGACGCCGACCGCGGCCCGACGATCGTCGAGGTCAACGCGGGCAGGCCCGCCGGTTCGATCATGCCGCTGCTGGCGAAGCTCCGCACCGGCATCGACGTGTTCGCCGAGCTGGCCGCGCTCGCGGTCGGTGCTCCGCCGCCGGCGCGGGAACCCGCGAAACTGCCGATCCCGCTGGGCATGCTGATCCTCTACGCCGCCGGTTCGGGCCGGTTGACGAGGATCGGCGGACTCGACGAGATCGCCGACCTGCCCGAGGTGATCGACGTCGTCACCACCGTCTCGCCGGGGCAGGTGCTCACCGACGAACAGGAGACCTACGCGGTCAACCTCGTCGTGGCCGGGTTCGCCGATCACGACGACCTCGCCGCCCTGCACGCGGAGGCGAGCAAGCTCGTCCAGCTGGAACTGGAGGATGTGTGA